The following proteins are encoded in a genomic region of Aquifex aeolicus VF5:
- a CDS encoding HypC/HybG/HupF family hydrogenase formation chaperone — protein MCLAIPSKVVEVYEDGTALVDTLGVKRKISLELMPEPVNVGDYVLVHVGFAIQKLDEEEALKSLELFEEIIEEMEKEEGMYEG, from the coding sequence ATGTGCTTGGCTATACCTTCTAAAGTTGTGGAAGTTTACGAGGACGGAACAGCCCTTGTGGATACCCTCGGAGTCAAAAGGAAAATTTCCCTCGAACTCATGCCAGAACCTGTAAACGTAGGTGACTACGTACTTGTACACGTTGGGTTTGCCATACAAAAGCTGGATGAAGAGGAAGCCCTCAAGAGTCTTGAGCTTTTCGAAGAAATAATAGAAGAAATGGAAAAAGAGGAAGGTATGTATGAGGGTTGA
- a CDS encoding hydrogenase maturation protein has product MRILFLSYRFNSLSQRLYCELTEREHEVSVELDVHPDLTVEAAELYKPDLIIAPFLKRKIPQEVWKKYKTLIIHPGPPGDRGPNALDWAIMKGERIWGVTLLEASEEYDAGDVWAYRTFPMRFARKASIYRNEVTEGVVECVLEALENFERGDFKPTPQKEHWWNPKMEQELRRVDWEQDDTKTVLRKVYASDSQPGASSKVLGKEVLLFNAYPEEELKGKPGEVLALRDEAVCIGTRDGAVWITHMRERKKESIKLPSARVLGEFLKGVKEDPIKPWEKVDFKTYREILYEEEDGIGFIHFNFYNGAMSTEQCYRLLETIKYAKKRPVKAIVLLGSEDFFSNGMNLNTIENAESPADESWRNINAIDDVCEEILKTPDKLTVAGMQGNAGAGGVFLALTCDLVFAREGVVLNPHYKNIGNLYGSEFWTYTLPKRVGWEKGKEVMENRMPISSKKAFEIGLIDGVFGKTPKEFRQRLKERIKNFINSKDFYEFIEKKKKERTSGEWLEEIQKCREHELEKMKLNFYGFDTSYHIARYYFVRRKPHFRTPPYLAIHRRLKFSL; this is encoded by the coding sequence ATGAGAATACTCTTTCTCTCCTACAGGTTTAACTCCCTTTCCCAAAGACTTTACTGCGAACTTACGGAAAGGGAACACGAGGTTTCCGTTGAACTAGACGTTCATCCCGATCTCACCGTAGAGGCTGCAGAACTTTACAAACCAGACCTGATAATAGCCCCGTTCTTAAAGAGAAAAATACCTCAAGAAGTCTGGAAGAAGTACAAAACTCTCATAATCCACCCCGGACCTCCCGGAGACAGGGGGCCCAACGCCCTTGACTGGGCTATTATGAAAGGAGAAAGGATATGGGGAGTTACGCTTCTGGAAGCCTCTGAAGAGTACGACGCCGGAGATGTTTGGGCTTACAGAACCTTTCCCATGCGCTTTGCAAGAAAGGCAAGTATATACAGAAACGAAGTGACGGAAGGAGTGGTCGAGTGCGTGTTAGAAGCGCTGGAGAACTTTGAAAGGGGAGATTTTAAACCAACGCCACAAAAGGAACACTGGTGGAATCCCAAAATGGAGCAGGAATTAAGGAGAGTGGACTGGGAACAGGACGATACGAAAACAGTTCTCAGAAAAGTTTACGCTTCGGATTCTCAACCCGGAGCGTCTTCAAAAGTTCTGGGGAAGGAGGTTCTCCTTTTCAACGCGTATCCTGAAGAGGAATTGAAAGGAAAGCCCGGTGAAGTGCTCGCCCTTCGCGACGAGGCTGTGTGCATAGGAACAAGAGACGGAGCCGTTTGGATTACCCACATGAGGGAGAGAAAAAAGGAAAGTATAAAACTCCCCTCCGCCAGAGTTCTCGGAGAATTCCTAAAAGGAGTTAAGGAAGACCCTATAAAGCCGTGGGAAAAAGTGGACTTTAAAACTTACAGGGAAATCCTTTACGAGGAAGAGGACGGCATAGGTTTTATCCACTTTAACTTCTACAACGGAGCGATGTCCACGGAGCAGTGTTACAGACTATTAGAAACGATAAAGTACGCTAAGAAGAGACCCGTTAAAGCTATAGTTCTGCTTGGAAGTGAAGACTTTTTCTCCAACGGCATGAACTTAAACACCATAGAAAACGCAGAAAGTCCCGCGGACGAGTCCTGGAGGAACATAAACGCCATAGACGACGTCTGTGAGGAAATACTGAAAACTCCCGACAAATTAACCGTTGCGGGAATGCAGGGAAACGCAGGTGCGGGAGGAGTGTTCTTAGCCCTTACCTGTGACCTTGTGTTTGCTCGGGAAGGTGTGGTTCTGAACCCTCACTACAAAAACATAGGAAACCTTTATGGTTCTGAATTCTGGACGTATACCCTACCCAAAAGAGTCGGCTGGGAAAAGGGAAAAGAGGTTATGGAAAACAGGATGCCCATAAGCTCTAAAAAGGCCTTTGAGATAGGTTTAATAGACGGCGTTTTCGGGAAAACTCCGAAGGAATTCAGACAAAGGCTGAAGGAAAGAATAAAGAATTTCATAAACTCAAAGGATTTTTATGAATTTATAGAGAAAAAGAAAAAGGAAAGGACTTCCGGGGAGTGGCTCGAGGAAATACAAAAGTGCAGGGAGCACGAACTCGAAAAGATGAAACTCAACTTTTACGGCTTTGACACGAGTTATCACATAGCGCGCTACTACTTCGTCAGGAGGAAACCCCACTTCAGGACGCCCCCGTATCTGGCAATCCACAGGAGGCTAAAATTTTCTCTATGA
- the hypD gene encoding hydrogenase formation protein HypD, whose translation MRVEEISIFEAYKDKERVLKLSEKIKKLSEKIGRTVNIMEFCGGHTHAIMKYGIDQLLKGVVRFIHGPGCPVCVMPMQRIDLAIELAKRKDVIMCSYGDLLRVPGSKRKSLLNVRAEGADVRMVYSCLDTLKIAKENPDKKVIFFAIGFETTTPQTAVLIKKAKEEGIKNLFVVSNHVITPAAIQHILNAPEIREIGKVEIDAFIGPGHVSVIIGTKPYHYFAEEFQKPVVIAGFEPLNVLKAVYLILKQIYKGRAEVKNNYTRFVTYKGNLKAQNLVAELFELRKEFEWRGLGTIPYSALKIRKEYEEFDAEKVFEVELPEPKEHPACICGKVIRGVARPTDCKLFGTVCTPSNPLGSCMVSSEGACAAYYKYRRALVQ comes from the coding sequence ATGAGGGTTGAAGAAATTTCCATCTTTGAGGCCTATAAAGATAAAGAAAGGGTTTTAAAACTCTCCGAAAAGATAAAAAAACTTTCTGAAAAGATAGGAAGAACGGTAAACATAATGGAGTTTTGCGGAGGGCACACCCACGCCATAATGAAGTACGGCATAGACCAGCTCCTAAAAGGTGTCGTGCGTTTTATCCACGGGCCGGGGTGTCCTGTTTGCGTTATGCCCATGCAGAGGATAGACCTCGCCATAGAGCTTGCAAAAAGGAAAGACGTCATTATGTGCTCCTACGGAGACCTCCTGAGGGTTCCGGGCTCGAAAAGGAAGAGCCTACTCAACGTCCGGGCGGAAGGTGCGGACGTCAGGATGGTTTACTCGTGCTTAGATACGCTAAAAATAGCAAAAGAAAATCCTGATAAAAAGGTTATCTTCTTTGCCATAGGTTTTGAAACCACTACTCCCCAAACCGCCGTTCTTATAAAGAAGGCAAAGGAAGAAGGGATTAAAAACCTCTTCGTGGTTTCCAACCACGTTATAACGCCCGCTGCGATCCAGCACATACTTAACGCCCCGGAAATCAGGGAGATAGGAAAAGTGGAGATAGACGCCTTCATAGGACCGGGGCACGTGAGCGTGATAATAGGGACGAAACCTTACCACTACTTTGCCGAGGAATTCCAGAAACCGGTGGTGATAGCGGGGTTTGAACCATTAAACGTCCTGAAGGCCGTTTACCTAATACTGAAACAAATTTACAAGGGGAGGGCTGAGGTTAAAAACAATTACACAAGGTTCGTTACTTACAAGGGGAACTTGAAGGCTCAAAACCTCGTTGCGGAATTATTTGAACTGAGGAAGGAATTTGAGTGGAGAGGACTCGGCACAATACCTTACAGCGCCCTGAAGATAAGGAAAGAGTACGAAGAGTTTGACGCGGAAAAGGTCTTTGAGGTTGAACTTCCAGAGCCAAAGGAACACCCCGCCTGTATATGCGGAAAGGTAATAAGGGGCGTTGCGAGACCTACGGACTGCAAGCTCTTCGGAACAGTATGCACGCCTTCAAACCCGCTCGGTTCCTGTATGGTTTCTTCGGAAGGAGCCTGTGCGGCTTACTACAAGTACAGAAGGGCTTTAGTTCAGTAA